The Saprospiraceae bacterium genome includes a window with the following:
- a CDS encoding PadR family transcriptional regulator: MELKLENTKAQMRKGVLELCVLSIIAQEEAYPTDILNKLKEARLIVVEGTLYPLLNRLKDAELLQYTWRESKSGPPRKYYQITPQGDEFLGGLKETWGELNSAVNLSQQNQIKDEQDI; the protein is encoded by the coding sequence CGTAAAGGAGTTCTGGAACTGTGTGTGTTATCAATCATTGCGCAGGAAGAAGCCTATCCGACGGATATCCTGAACAAACTCAAAGAAGCAAGGTTAATAGTAGTAGAAGGTACTTTATATCCACTACTCAACAGATTGAAAGACGCAGAACTTCTTCAATATACCTGGCGGGAATCTAAATCCGGACCGCCACGTAAATATTACCAGATCACTCCGCAGGGAGATGAGTTTCTGGGAGGATTAAAAGAGACCTGGGGCGAACTGAACAGCGCCGTTAATTTATCACAACAAAACCAAATAAAAGATGAACAAGACATTTAA
- a CDS encoding PspC domain-containing protein — protein MNKTFNINLGGYPFAIDEDAFNYIQNYLKTIERHFSASEGCDEILYDIEVRMAELFQEHLKGRSIISMKELDEVIRIMGKPEDFGAEPMEEFHYTGRAKTETNRINTGKRLFRDPDDKKLGGVCSGIAAYFGVEDPLWVRLIFAASVMLGGFGLITYIILWVLVPEAVSSSDKLSMRGEPATIENIAKMVEKEVTELGDKINEWSKDIGSKKKTGR, from the coding sequence ATGAACAAGACATTTAATATCAATCTGGGAGGATACCCATTCGCTATCGATGAAGATGCATTTAACTATATTCAGAATTACTTAAAAACCATTGAAAGACACTTTTCCGCATCTGAAGGATGTGATGAAATACTGTACGATATAGAAGTCAGAATGGCAGAATTATTTCAGGAACATCTGAAAGGAAGATCTATTATCAGTATGAAAGAACTGGATGAAGTGATCCGTATCATGGGGAAACCTGAAGATTTCGGTGCTGAACCGATGGAAGAATTTCATTATACAGGAAGAGCCAAAACGGAAACTAACCGGATTAACACCGGAAAACGTCTCTTCAGAGATCCGGATGACAAAAAGCTGGGTGGTGTTTGTTCCGGTATCGCTGCATATTTTGGAGTAGAAGACCCGCTTTGGGTGAGATTGATTTTTGCAGCTTCTGTGATGCTGGGTGGATTCGGTTTGATAACTTACATCATTCTGTGGGTACTCGTACCCGAGGCAGTCAGTTCCAGTGATAAACTTTCGATGCGTGGTGAGCCTGCCACCATCGAAAATATTGCGAAAATGGTAGAAAAAGAAGTTACAGAACTGGGTGATAAAATAAATGAATGGAGCAAAGATATCGGCAGTAAAAAAAAAACGGGCAGATAA
- a CDS encoding gliding motility lipoprotein GldH, with translation MKNILFLLLLVLMLASCGEKIIFNHKADIPSTWAYQDTVVFVFEVSDTIPAYDIKLNVTHADDFAYSNMYVHISTTFPDGQKVENPLSLQLADNRGIWQGKCSGGDCKVPLMLSEKIFFNQPGTYSIKINQHSRTDLITGIKELELSVMENRSKK, from the coding sequence TTGAAAAATATCCTTTTCCTTTTATTACTGGTACTTATGTTGGCTTCGTGTGGTGAAAAAATCATTTTTAATCATAAAGCCGATATTCCGTCCACCTGGGCTTATCAGGATACGGTTGTTTTTGTATTTGAGGTCTCAGACACCATTCCGGCTTATGATATCAAACTCAATGTGACCCATGCAGACGATTTCGCTTACAGCAATATGTATGTCCATATCTCCACTACTTTTCCGGATGGACAAAAAGTAGAAAATCCCCTATCGCTCCAATTAGCGGATAACCGGGGCATATGGCAAGGCAAATGTTCCGGCGGGGACTGTAAGGTACCATTGATGCTTTCAGAAAAAATATTTTTTAATCAGCCCGGCACCTACAGCATCAAAATAAACCAACACAGCAGAACCGACCTTATCACCGGAATCAAAGAACTGGAATTATCCGTAATGGAAAACAGGAGCAAAAAATGA
- a CDS encoding DUF2807 domain-containing protein produces the protein MFKTIAVFVILIVGFVWVVSLLGIGYASPVLIKLGPVSDSVSYMGLIGGMLLIGIPVLGLILWLSAIVFRYNTNSTLKTSLWTVWFLSLFTTSYSAMTTVKEYQSYGAYSLISDYAIPDNDIHLTLMDEPSKKRLGVMVSDQFFMTDNGVAVNKVRLKIDKSADHLVHIERKVSGRGTSESEAKINADQVINNYTVTGNTINLSKYLIIPDNKKFRNQTLTYTIFIPEGKNVIMDENVQNWVNRVHVSKDYGINIIDEINTELKDLTSENGAENMKNPETEWDNSPKSEKVKQKGYGKILIENTFDVLITQGAETGMKLSGNSEEIKNVLQSDKEGTLRISYPDGRKLSDIQIEIITPDLDFLSFEDIKSVRIDGFTQDRLKIISKADNKANISKISLNSNIKALDISVDGAQDLLLSGKYDKTDIQLENGARLQGEQCTVKTAHLSGQDYRPSTLVVTGQVFSNYPEKLNFTFTGNPQIQKL, from the coding sequence GTGTTTAAAACAATTGCAGTTTTTGTTATTCTTATTGTAGGCTTTGTTTGGGTAGTAAGTTTATTGGGAATTGGATATGCTTCACCGGTTTTGATTAAATTGGGGCCTGTGTCTGATTCGGTTTCTTACATGGGGTTGATAGGTGGAATGTTGTTAATTGGAATACCCGTTTTAGGACTAATATTGTGGTTGTCAGCTATTGTTTTCAGATATAATACCAATTCAACTTTAAAGACAAGTCTGTGGACAGTTTGGTTTTTGTCTTTATTTACGACTTCCTACTCAGCGATGACAACTGTAAAGGAATATCAATCTTACGGAGCTTACTCACTCATTTCAGACTATGCTATTCCTGATAATGATATTCATCTAACCTTAATGGATGAACCTTCCAAAAAACGATTGGGAGTGATGGTTTCAGACCAATTCTTTATGACGGATAATGGGGTAGCTGTAAATAAAGTGAGATTAAAGATTGATAAATCAGCAGATCACTTAGTTCACATCGAACGAAAGGTGTCAGGTCGGGGAACTTCTGAAAGTGAAGCCAAAATCAACGCTGACCAGGTAATCAATAATTATACAGTAACAGGTAATACTATTAATTTGTCTAAATATCTGATCATTCCTGACAATAAAAAATTCAGAAATCAGACCTTGACTTATACGATTTTTATTCCGGAAGGCAAAAATGTCATTATGGATGAAAATGTTCAGAACTGGGTAAACCGGGTTCATGTTTCGAAGGATTACGGAATAAACATCATTGATGAGATAAATACTGAATTAAAGGATTTGACTTCTGAAAATGGTGCAGAAAATATGAAAAACCCGGAAACTGAATGGGATAATTCGCCTAAATCTGAAAAGGTAAAACAAAAAGGTTACGGTAAAATATTAATCGAAAATACATTTGATGTTCTTATTACACAAGGTGCAGAAACCGGAATGAAACTTTCAGGTAATTCTGAGGAAATCAAGAATGTGTTACAGTCGGATAAAGAGGGTACACTTAGAATATCTTATCCAGATGGCCGAAAATTGTCTGACATACAAATAGAAATTATCACACCTGATTTGGATTTTTTGTCTTTTGAAGATATTAAAAGTGTCCGTATCGATGGATTTACCCAGGACAGACTTAAAATTATAAGCAAAGCAGATAATAAGGCTAACATCTCAAAAATCAGCCTGAACAGTAATATTAAAGCACTCGATATTTCAGTGGACGGAGCACAGGACTTGCTGCTGTCCGGAAAGTATGATAAAACAGATATTCAATTGGAAAACGGAGCACGTCTTCAGGGAGAACAATGCACAGTCAAAACTGCACATCTTTCCGGACAGGACTATCGGCCTTCTACCCTGGTCGTAACCGGACAGGTGTTTAGTAATTATCCAGAGAAGTTGAATTTTACTTTCACCGGAAACCCACAGATACAGAAATTGTAA
- a CDS encoding NAD(P)H-dependent oxidoreductase, protein MIKILAFGGSSSRNSINKTFAVYTAGLFSDSKVEVLDLNDFEMPLFSVDKEKETGFPDKAHIFLDKIKSHDLIVLSLAEHNGAYSTAFKNILDWASRIEGKIWQEKAMLLMATSPGGRGGATVLEMATKKFPFMGADIKATFSLPLFNQNFDYEKKQFLNEELHNSLKKVVSEISDLL, encoded by the coding sequence ATGATTAAAATATTGGCATTTGGAGGGAGCAGCAGTCGCAATAGCATCAATAAAACATTTGCGGTTTATACTGCGGGATTGTTTTCAGACAGTAAAGTGGAAGTATTGGACCTGAATGATTTTGAAATGCCTTTGTTCAGTGTGGATAAAGAAAAGGAAACAGGATTTCCGGACAAAGCACACATTTTTCTGGACAAAATTAAGTCACACGATCTGATCGTGCTTTCGCTGGCAGAACATAATGGAGCTTACAGTACTGCATTTAAAAATATCCTTGATTGGGCATCCCGCATAGAAGGCAAAATCTGGCAGGAAAAAGCGATGCTACTGATGGCTACGTCGCCTGGTGGAAGAGGAGGTGCAACAGTTCTCGAAATGGCGACAAAAAAATTTCCTTTTATGGGGGCAGATATCAAAGCAACATTTTCTCTGCCGTTATTCAATCAAAATTTTGATTATGAAAAAAAACAGTTTTTGAATGAAGAACTGCATAATTCGTTAAAGAAAGTGGTTAGTGAGATATCAGATTTATTGTAG
- a CDS encoding phospholipase D family protein, which yields MLNIAGKISGKLSNKTFFSISTLLLFLLLIACKQDKNTTSVASQQDFCKSIHMEERPGLSGQISHLDSLMQVKSGVYMLEEGDAAMVTRAWLTENAEKTIDIQYFIFSVDNVGLIACDYLVRAADRGVKVRILVDDILVEADPEDILILDAHENIDIKIFNPGIKLGKNIFQKAASVLTDFKNINKRMHNKVFIADEKVVITGGRNIADEYFDYDHEYNFRDRDVLLMGKITTEINLSFEEYWNHYLSVPVNDIIKSDEAILNNPAKYEKLHQYACNPENFWPQIRDRITRLPQTFKKIEQSGGLIWLDSVFYVSDDPIKNNTIKGLSGGGKSTDALIELIKNVKKSIDIQSPYLVTTELSQQLFKEATLRGVQIRILTNSLASTDNLEAFSGYQRDRLKLLETGIRIFEFRPDAAVRYQMMTGSLQKELDYAPIFGLHAKSMVVDGKITVTGTFNLDPRSANLNTECITIIHSNEVSEKLTQIMNIEFQPENSWETTQEFNPDHVTGIKKRAGVFIRKIVPKSIL from the coding sequence ATGCTTAATATTGCAGGTAAAATATCGGGTAAATTGAGTAACAAGACATTTTTTTCAATTTCAACTTTGCTCCTGTTTCTTTTATTAATTGCGTGCAAACAGGATAAAAATACAACATCAGTAGCTTCCCAGCAAGATTTCTGTAAGTCAATACATATGGAAGAACGACCGGGATTGTCCGGACAGATCAGTCATCTCGATTCTCTGATGCAAGTAAAGTCAGGAGTTTATATGCTGGAGGAAGGAGATGCGGCGATGGTCACCAGAGCATGGCTGACAGAAAATGCGGAAAAAACGATTGATATTCAGTATTTTATATTTTCAGTCGATAATGTTGGGCTGATTGCATGTGATTATCTGGTACGGGCAGCTGATCGAGGTGTGAAAGTGAGAATTTTAGTAGATGATATCCTCGTCGAAGCGGATCCGGAAGATATTCTGATCCTCGATGCGCATGAAAATATTGACATCAAAATCTTCAACCCGGGTATAAAGTTGGGTAAAAATATATTTCAGAAAGCCGCCAGTGTATTGACAGATTTTAAGAATATCAATAAACGGATGCACAACAAGGTTTTTATTGCGGATGAAAAGGTAGTCATTACCGGAGGCAGAAATATTGCAGACGAATATTTTGATTATGATCACGAATACAATTTCAGAGACAGAGATGTATTGCTGATGGGAAAAATTACAACCGAAATCAATCTTTCTTTTGAAGAATACTGGAATCATTACCTGAGTGTACCCGTGAATGATATTATCAAGTCAGATGAAGCAATACTCAATAATCCTGCTAAATATGAAAAATTGCATCAGTATGCCTGCAACCCTGAAAATTTCTGGCCGCAGATACGGGACCGAATCACGAGGTTACCGCAAACATTCAAAAAAATTGAACAATCCGGCGGTTTGATCTGGTTAGACAGTGTGTTTTATGTTTCGGATGATCCGATCAAAAACAATACGATAAAAGGCCTTTCAGGGGGTGGCAAGTCAACAGATGCATTAATAGAATTGATTAAAAATGTAAAAAAATCCATTGACATTCAATCACCGTATCTGGTTACGACTGAATTGAGTCAGCAACTTTTTAAAGAAGCTACATTGCGGGGTGTTCAGATCCGAATATTGACCAATAGTTTGGCATCTACGGACAACCTGGAAGCATTTTCAGGATATCAGAGAGACCGTTTAAAATTATTGGAAACAGGAATCCGGATTTTTGAATTCAGACCGGATGCAGCCGTCCGTTACCAGATGATGACGGGGTCATTGCAGAAAGAATTGGATTATGCACCTATTTTTGGACTTCATGCCAAATCAATGGTGGTGGATGGCAAAATTACAGTAACTGGAACCTTTAATCTCGACCCTCGCAGTGCTAATCTGAATACGGAATGTATTACGATCATTCACTCCAATGAAGTGTCTGAAAAACTGACTCAAATTATGAATATCGAATTTCAACCTGAAAATTCCTGGGAAACAACACAGGAGTTTAATCCGGATCACGTCACCGGAATTAAAAAGAGAGCAGGCGTCTTTATCCGAAAAATCGTACCTAAATCGATACTTTAA
- a CDS encoding PKD domain-containing protein, whose protein sequence is MSVQSFTITRILKSVLLSLFILPFSIVMGQNCANVDFSFEIQNNTVSFSGTSTSNVIEWYWNFGDGSSERGQNAKHNFTKPGSYNVCLKVIAVSPVATSNTPCTGIVCKKISIGTSTDTNDDCGISADFEYKADENSISATGKSSDEGAEYFWYISNVDGQYTGKSVDLKVGKPGVYELCMVVLNSAKDCKVLICKRIEIKNSCDIEADFSYQSDGSVIKFTAKSSSLNAVYFWEFGDGTSESGSIVKHIYNQDGFFNVCLTVRDPAKVCSVKICKKVELSKTCNLRADFKFETRNSTVTFRGIATQSGLKYFWDFGDGNRGEGASAQNEYKTRGIYVVCLTVVDEANQCKTQICKRVLVGRPVFGPNVISTDAGDLFPLISIYPNPAKDFIRIDAKQVIASIEIFNSFNGLMYSANVNELTHTVDISGWQEGIYMVQIIMEDGSRIVKRFYKN, encoded by the coding sequence ATGAGTGTTCAATCATTTACAATTACAAGAATATTGAAATCTGTTTTATTGAGTTTATTTATTTTGCCCTTTAGTATTGTGATGGGGCAAAATTGTGCCAATGTGGACTTCAGTTTTGAGATTCAAAATAATACTGTTTCATTTAGCGGAACGAGTACCAGTAACGTCATTGAATGGTACTGGAATTTTGGGGATGGAAGTTCTGAAAGAGGTCAAAACGCTAAACATAATTTTACTAAACCGGGTAGTTATAATGTTTGCCTGAAAGTAATCGCTGTGTCTCCGGTTGCAACTTCCAATACACCTTGCACAGGGATTGTTTGTAAAAAAATATCGATAGGAACGAGTACAGACACCAATGATGATTGCGGAATCAGCGCTGATTTCGAGTATAAAGCGGATGAAAATTCAATCTCGGCAACAGGAAAAAGTTCAGATGAAGGGGCAGAATATTTTTGGTATATATCAAATGTGGATGGCCAATATACCGGAAAATCGGTAGATTTAAAAGTTGGTAAGCCAGGCGTTTATGAACTTTGTATGGTCGTTTTAAATAGCGCAAAAGACTGTAAGGTGCTGATTTGTAAAAGAATTGAAATAAAAAATTCCTGCGATATAGAAGCAGACTTCTCATACCAAAGTGATGGTTCTGTTATCAAATTTACTGCAAAATCCAGTTCACTGAATGCAGTTTATTTCTGGGAATTTGGTGATGGCACCAGCGAGAGCGGTTCGATTGTAAAGCATATCTATAATCAGGATGGTTTTTTTAATGTATGTTTGACCGTCAGAGATCCTGCCAAAGTTTGCAGTGTCAAGATATGCAAAAAAGTGGAATTGAGCAAAACCTGTAATTTAAGAGCAGATTTTAAATTTGAAACCCGGAATAGTACGGTTACTTTCAGAGGTATTGCTACCCAGTCCGGATTAAAATATTTCTGGGATTTCGGTGACGGAAACAGAGGGGAAGGCGCTTCTGCACAAAATGAATATAAAACCAGAGGTATTTATGTCGTTTGCCTGACCGTTGTGGATGAAGCAAACCAATGTAAAACACAGATTTGTAAAAGAGTATTGGTAGGCCGCCCTGTGTTCGGACCAAATGTTATCTCAACAGATGCCGGCGATTTATTTCCATTGATAAGTATTTATCCGAATCCTGCAAAAGATTTTATCCGCATTGATGCAAAACAAGTCATTGCAAGTATTGAGATTTTTAATTCTTTTAATGGCTTGATGTATTCTGCCAATGTAAATGAACTCACGCACACCGTAGATATATCCGGCTGGCAGGAAGGAATCTATATGGTTCAGATTATAATGGAAGATGGTTCTCGAATTGTAAAGCGCTTTTACAAGAATTAA